CTTAAATCTAATTTATTTTCAATGTATTATTCTAAAGTTTATTAAAAATTCTTTTAGATTATTAATTTGCTTTTTTACACTCTCCAGCAAAGTTCCGCCATAGCTTTTTTCCGATTTACGCAGATTTCAATCTGTATAAACTGATATGCGTCCTCTTGAATCTTCTCACAGAATCTTTTACATTCTTTTGAGAATTGACCTTATCGTATTTTTGTTTATTTTAACACTGTATTTTCTGAACAAGTAAAAAGGAAGACATATAATCTTACACCAGTTTTTTTAAATTACTCAATAATGAGATTTTCAAGTTCAAACAAAAGTTTTTCAGGGAGAATTTGCAGGTTTTCTTGTTTTATCCTTAAGATAACCATATATTGCTTTCCTTACAGTGTGCCTTGATACACATAGTATTTTAGCAGTTTTTTATATGTTTTTGTTAATTGCTATCTGTCACTTTTCGAACTAATTCTTTTTTTTCTTCATCATGAAGATTATTGAGCTCATAATATAGTATAAATAATATTCACAGCAGATTGCCCTTCCAACCTGGTAGTTTTTTGATGTTTCTTTTGAATGGTACATTACAATTTTTAATTACATTCATAATCAAGACGGAGGCAGCCTCAATTCTTTTTATAACCTTCTCCTTAGAGTTTTCGCACATTCTTTCGCTGTGGTAAGTATCTCTATACCTATTTGAGTTCGTTGGTTTCAATAAAACTTTACTTCTTTCAAATAAAGGGGTATAATAATACAGTAAATAGAAAAATAATTGAGTGGTGATGTTAGCTGTGTCAGAATTAATTAAGGACATAGATAATGTAAAAAAAATATCAATTCCAGTGGACACAATAAAATATATTATAGAAAGACTTGGAAATGATATAATATGGGACTATGACAATATAACAGGTGAATTGATTATTATGAAACGTCCTGAATCTTATGTAGATGCTCTGGCTGGATTAGGGCAGGAGATATGGGAAAAGCTTGAGAGTAAAGAATTTATTGAAGAGATGAGAACAGAATGGGACCAATAAAAGTGGGGCAAAAACTTGCATTAGATACTAATTTATTTATATATCTCATAGAGAAGAATAAAACTTATTTTCCATTAGTTAAGTCCTTATTTGAAAAAATCCAAAAAGGACAACTATATGGGGTAACTTCTAGCCTTGTATATACTGAATTACTTTCAAAGCCTTTTCAAGAAGAAAATATAGTCCTTGTGAATAAATACAAAGTACTCCTAGCTACATTTCCAAACTTAATAATTAAAGAAGTGGATAAGGATATAGCAACCCTTGCTGCAAAATTACGTGCCAAATATAAAATAAAAACTCCAGATGCAATATTTATTGCAACAGGAATAGCTGAAAAGGCACAAATATTTATAACTAATGACACAAGGTTGAAAATTGTAAATGAGATTAGTATTATAATATTAGATGAATTGCTTAATCAAACTGATAGAGTGATTATAGATTAAAAGCAGAATTAAATGCATCAAGATAGTCGGAATTATTCTTAAATAGCACCACGAAGGTGCTGTAAATATTTAGAGTTGGGGGTAAGATAAATTCGACAAAGGTATAACCAAAGATTTTGAGAACAAGGCCCACGAAGGGTGAGATTTTCACCTTTTGTGGGCTTTTATTTTGTTT
The sequence above is drawn from the Caldicellulosiruptor bescii DSM 6725 genome and encodes:
- a CDS encoding type II toxin-antitoxin system VapC family toxin: MGPIKVGQKLALDTNLFIYLIEKNKTYFPLVKSLFEKIQKGQLYGVTSSLVYTELLSKPFQEENIVLVNKYKVLLATFPNLIIKEVDKDIATLAAKLRAKYKIKTPDAIFIATGIAEKAQIFITNDTRLKIVNEISIIILDELLNQTDRVIID